The following are encoded together in the Glycine max cultivar Williams 82 chromosome 8, Glycine_max_v4.0, whole genome shotgun sequence genome:
- the LOC100780527 gene encoding callose synthase 2 isoform X1 — protein sequence MSYRRGSDLPPQRRILRTQTAGNLGADPILDSEVVPSSLVEIAPILRVANEVEASNKRVAYLCRFYAFELAHRLDPQSSGRGVRQFKTALLQRLEKENVTTHEGRKKSDAREMQTFYRQYYEKYIQALDKAADKDRAQLTKAYQTAAVLFEVLKAVNRTEDIPVSEEIIQAHTKVEEQKQLYVPYNILPLDPESGKEAIMRYHEIQAAVSALRNTRGLPWPKEHGNKVNEDILDWLQLMFGFQKDNVENQREHLILLLANVHIRQVPKPDQQPKLDDRALNEVMKKLFRNYKKWCKYLGRKSSLWLPTIQQEMQQRKLLYMGLYLLIWGEAANLRFMPECLCFIYHHMAFELYGMLAGNVSPLTGEPVKPAYGGDNEAFLMKVVKPIYDVIAKEAERSNMGKAKHSHWRNYDDLNEYFWSVDCFRLGWPMRVDSDFFSVPFPQQQHQVNKHEENRGPASDRWSGKTNFVEIRTFWHIFRSFDRMWSFYILCLQAMIIIAWNGSGKLSSIFDGDIFKQVLSIFITAAILKLAQAILDVFLSWKARKVMSLHVQLRYIFKAILAAAWVIILPVTYAYTWKNPSGFAQTIKNWFGNGTGSPSLFILAVFIYLSPNILSALLFVFPFIRQFLERSNNGVVKLMMWWSQPRLFVGRGMQEGPISLLKYTCFWVMLILSKLAFSYYLEIKPLVAPTKAIMNARVSVYRWHEFFPHARNNIGVVIAIWSPIILVYFMDTQIWYAIFSTIVGGIYGAFRRLGEIRTLELLRSRFDSIPGAFNACLIPTEQTEKKKKRGLKATFSRRFDQVASNKDKESARFAQLWNKIITSLREEDLIDNREMDLMLVPYSADRSLNLIQWPPFLLASKIPIAVSMAEDSLGKGQELEKRLSRDKYMKSAVEECYASFKSIINFLVLGERETMVIQNIFQRVDVHIENKAVLNELNLSAVPSLYERFVKLIERLLENKEEDKDSIVILLLDMLEIVTRDIMDGDIEGLLDSSHGGSYGKDERFTPLEKQYTFFGKLQFPVKTDIDAWTEKIKRLHLLLTVKESAMDVPSNLDARRRISFFSNSLFMDMPPAPKVRNMMSFSVLTPYFKEPVLFSLSHLGEPNEDGVSILFYLQKIFPDEWKNFVQRFDNKSEEKLRVENEEELRLWASYRGQTLTKTVRGMMYIRQALELQAFLDMAKDEELMKGYKAAELESKESTTGERSLWTQCQSLADMKFTYVVSCQQYSIHKRSGDPRAKEILKLMIKYPSLRVAYIDEVEEHSKGSSRKTDKVYYSALVKAALPAKSNDSSEAVQSLDQVIYKIKLPGPAILGEGKPENQNHAIIFTRGEGLQTIDMNQDNYMEEAFKMRNLLQEFLKQHDGPRMPTILGLREHIFTGSVSSLAWFMSNQEHSFVTIGQRLLAYPLKVRFHYGHPDVFDRLFHLTRGGVSKASKVINLSEDIFAGYNSTLREGNVTHHEYIQVGKGRDVGLNQISMFEAKIAAGNGEQTMSRDIYRLGHRFDFFRMLSCYYTTIGFYFSTLITVLTVYVFLYGRLYLALSGLEEGLNQKRAIRDNKALQVALASQSVVQIGFLLALPMLMEIGLERGFREALSEFVLMQLQLAPVFFTFSLGTKTHYYGRTLLHGGAEYKSTGRGFVVFHAKFADNYRLYSRSHFVKGIELMILLVVYHIFGHEYRGVLAYILITVTMWFMVGTWLFAPFLFNPSGFEWQKIVDDYTDWQKWISNRGGIGVSPEKSWESWWEKEHEHLRHSGKRGIATEIILSLRFFIYQYGLVYHLSITDKTQSVLVYGLSWMIIFVILGLMKGVSVGRRRLSADYQLLFRLIVGSIFLTFLAIFIILIAVAKMTIKDIIVCILAVMPTGWGILLIAQACKPLIKKTWFWGSVRALARGYEVIMGLLLFTPVAFLAWFPFVSEFQTRMLFNQAFSRGLQISRILGGQSNERSSNHKE from the exons ATGTCTTATAGAAGGGGGTCTGATCTGCCTCCGCAAAGGCGGATACTGCGGACTCAGACTGCTGGGAATTTAGGAGCTGACCCGATCTTGGACAGTGAAGTGGTGCCTTCCTCACTTGTTGAGATAGCTCCCATCCTCCGTGTCGCTAATGAAGTAGAAGCTAGCAATAAAAGAGTTGCTTATCTCT GTCGGTTTTATGCCTTTGAACTAGCTCACAGACTAGATCCCCAATCAAGTGGGCGTGGTGTTCGCCAATTCAAAACTGCTCTTCTTCAGCGCCTGGAGAAG GAAAATGTCACAACACAcgagggaaggaaaaagagtgaTGCTCGTGAAATGCAGACTTTTTATAGGCAGTACTATGAAAAGTATATTCAAGCGTTAGATAAAGCTGCTGATAAGGACCG TGCCCAGCTCACAAAAGCATACCAAACTGCTGCAGTTTTATTTGAGGTATTGAAGGCAGTTAATCGAACAGAAGATATTCCAGTATCTGAGGAG ATTATACAAGCTCATACTAAGGTTGAGGAACAGAAGCAATTATATGTCCCTTATAATATTTTGCCACTTGATCCAGAGAGTGGAAAAGAGGCTATAATGAGATATCATGAG ATTCAAGCTGCTGTTTCTGCACTCCGTAATACCAGGGGTTTGCCTTGGCCAAAGGAACATGGCAACaaagtaaatgaagacattctGGATTGGCTTCAGCTGATGTTTGGTTTCCAG AAGGACAATGTGGAAAATCAAAGGGAGCACTTGATTCTTTTGCTTGCAAATGTACATATACGACAAGTTCCAAAACCTGATCAACAACCCAAG TTGGACGATCGTGCTTTAAATGAAGTGATGAAGAAACTCTTTAGAAACTACAAAAAATGGTGCAAGTATTTGGGTCGCAAAAGTAGCCTTTG GTTGCCAACCATTCAGCAGGAAATGCAACAGcgcaaattattatatatgggTCTATATCTTCTCATATGGGGAGAAGCTGCAAATTTGAGATTTATGCCAGAATGCCTTTGTTTTATATACCATCAT ATGGCATTTGAGTTGTATGGGATGTTAGCTGGGAATGTTAGTCCACTGACTGGTGAACCTGTAAAGCCTGCCTATGGTGGTGATAATGAGGCTTTTCTTATGAAAGTAGTAAAACCAATATATGATGTAATAGCCAAg GAAGCTGAGAGAAGTAATATGGGAAAAGCAAAGCATTCTCACTGGAGAAATTATGATgatttaaatgaatatttttg GTCAGTTGATTGTTTTCGGCTAGGTTGGCCTATGCGTGTTGACTCTGATTTCTTCTCTGTTCCTTTTCCTCAACAGCAACATCAAGTTAACAAACACGAG GAAAACAGAGGTCCTGCTTCAGACCGGTGGAGTGGGAAAACTAATTTTGTTGAAATACGCACATTTTGGCATATATTTAGAAGTTTTGATAGAATGTGGAGCTTTTATATACTCTGTTTACAG GCGATGATAATCATTGCTTGGAATGGTTCTGGAAAATTAAGCTCAATATTTGATGGTGATATTTTCAAGCAAGTTCTCAGCATCTTCATAACTGCTGCAATATTGAAGCTTGCACAAG CCATTCTGGACGTATTCCTTAGTTGGAAAGCAAGGAAAGTCATGTCGCTTCATGTCCAGCTGCGGTATATATTTAAGGCAATTTTAGCTGCAGCTTGGGTCATAATTTTACCAGTTACTTATGCTTACACTTGGAAAAATCCATCTGGCTTTGCACAAACCATAAAGAATTGGTTTGGCAATGGTACAGGTTCCCCTTCTTTGTTCATTTTGGCTGTCTTCATCTACTTATCTCCAAATATACTCTCTGCACTGTTATTTGTGTTCCCATTCATTCGCCAGTTTCTTGAGAGGTCTAATAATGGTGTTGTGAAGCTCATGATGTGGTGGTCTCAG CCTCGACTCTTTGTTGGAAGAGGAATGCAGGAGGGTCCAATTTCCTTGTTGAA GTACACTTGTTTCTGGGTTATGCTAATTCTATCTAAATTAGCATTCAGCTACTACCTGGAG ATTAAGCCTCTTGTGGCTCCAACAAAAGCCATCATGAATGCTCGTGTATCAGTTTACAGATGGCATGAGTTCTTCCCTCATG CCAGAAACAATATTGGTGTAGTGATTGCAATATGGTCCCCTATCATACTT GTCTACTTTATGGATACACAGATTTGGTAtgccatcttctctacaatagtaGGAGGCATATATGGTGCATTTCGACGTTTGGGAGAG aTTCGAACATTGGAATTACTGAGGTCTCGGTTTGATTCAATTCCCGGTGCTTTTAATGCTTGCTTGATTCCCACAGAACAGactgagaagaaaaaaaagaggggaTTAAAGGCCACTTTTTCTCGGAGATTTGATCAG GTCGCTTCTAATAAAGATAAGGAATCTGCAAGGTTTGCACAGTTATGGAACAAAATAATCACTAGTCTGAGGGAGGAGGACCTGATTGATAATAG GGAGATGGATCTCATGCTTGTACCATATTCGGCCGACCGTTCTTTGAACCTCATCCAGTGGCCACCTTTCTTACTTGCTAGCAAG ATCCCAATAGCAGTGTCCATGGCCGAAGACAGTTTAGGGAAAGGACAAGAACTGGAGAAAAGATTGTCAAGAGACAAGTACATGAAATCTGCTGTTGAGGAATGCTATGCTTCttttaaaagtattattaaCTTCTTGGTTCTTGGAGAGCGTGAGACAAT GGTTATACAGAATATTTTTCAAAGAGTTGATGTGCACATAGAAAACAAAGCTGTGCTGAATGAATTGAATCTGAGTGCTGTCCCCAGTCTATATGAACGATTTGTCAAACTGATTGAACGTTTG TTGGAGAACAAAGAGGAGGACAAGGATTCAATTGTGATTCTCTTGCTTGACATGCTAGAGATTGTGACCAGAGACATAATGGATGGAGACATTGAGGG TTTGCTAGACTCAAGCCATGGTGGGTCTTATGGGAAAGATGAAAGGTTCACACCCCTTGAAAAacaatatacattttttggcAAACTTCAATTTCCTGTCAAAACAGATATTGATGCTTGGACAGAGAaa ATAAAAAGGCTTCATTTACTTCTTACTGTCAAGGAGTCGGCTATGGATGTTCCATCCAACTTGGATGCTAGGAGGCgtatttctttcttctctaattCATTGTTTATGGATATGCCACCTGCTCCCAAAGTTCGGAATATGATGTCCTTCTC TGTCTTGACACCTTACTTTAAGGAACCTGTTCTTTTCTCCCTAAGTCATCTGGGAGAGCCAAATGAAGATGGAGTCTCTATCCTCTTTTACTTGCAAAAGATATTTCCAG ATGAATGGAAAAACTTTGTTCAACGTTTTGATAATAAAAGTGAAGAGAAACTCAGAgtagagaatgaagaagaacttCGTTTATGGGCATCATACAGAGGCCAGACATTGACCAAAACTG TCCGAGGAATGATGTATATCCGACAAGCATTGGAGCTACAGGCTTTTCTTGATATGGCAAAGGATGAAG AATTAATGAAAGGTTACAAGGCTGCAGAACTAGAGAGCAAGGAAAGTACAACCGGTGAGCGGTCGTTGTGGACTCAATGTCAATCATTAGCTGACATGAAGTTCACTTATGTAGTTTCATGTCAACAATATAGTATTCATAAGCGATCTGGTGATCCCAGggcaaaagaaattttaaagcttATGATTAA GTACCCATCTCTTCGAGTTGCTTACATTGATGAGGTTGAAGAGCATAGCAAAGGCTCATCCCGAAAAACAGATAAGGTTTATTATTCAGCTCTAGTGAAAGCTGCATTACCAGCAAAATCAAATGATTCATCTGAAGCAGTTCAGAGTTTAGACCAG GTAATTTACAAGATAAAGCTTCCAGGACCTGCAATATTGGGTGAGGGGAAGCCAGAAAATCAAAACCATGCCATAATTTTCACACGTGGGGAAGGCTTGCAAACAATTGATATGAATCAG GATAATTATATGGAAGAAGCTTTCAAAATGAGGAATTTGCTGCAAGAATTTCTCAAACAACATGATGGTCCAAGAATGCCGACAATACTTGGACTCAGAGAGCATATATTTACTGGCAG TGTTTCATCCCTTGCGTGGTTTATGTCTAATCAGGAGCATAGTTTTGTGACAATTGGACAAAGATTGTTGGCTTACCCCTTGAA AGTGCGGTTCCATTATGGCCATCCAGATGTGTTTGATAGACTTTTCCACCTGACAAGAGGGGGGGTAAGCAAGGCTTCTAAGGTCATCAACTTGAGTGAGGATATATTTGCAG GTTACAACTCTACATTACGTGAAGGCAATGTCACTCATCACGAGTACATACAAGTGGGTAAAGGAAGGGATGTGGGTCTTAACCAGATATCAATGTTTGAAGCAAAAATCGCTGCTGGGAATGGTGAGCAAACAATGAGTAGAGACATATACAGGCTTGGACACCGTTTTGATTTCTTCCGAATGCTATCTTGTTATTACACTACCATTGGCTTCTATTTCAGTACCTTG ATAACTGTCCTCACAGTTTATGTATTCCTTTATGGACGCCTCTATCTTGCCCTTAGTGGACTCGAAGAAGGTTTGAACCAAAAAAGAGCTATTCGAGACAACAAAGCTCTTCAAGTAGCTCTTGCTTCTCAGTCAGTTGTGCAAATTGGATTTTTGTTAGCCTTGCCTATGTTGATGGAAATTGGCTTGGAGAGGGGATTTCGTGAGGCTTTAAGTGAATTTGTACTAATGCAACTACAGTTGGCTCCtgtatttttcacattttctcTTGGAACAAAAACACACTATTATGGAAGGACATTGCTTCATGGAGGTGCAGAGTACAAAAGCACTGGTCGCGGTTTTGTTGTGTTTCATGCCAAATTTGCTGATAACTATAGGCTTTATTCCCGCAGCCATTTTGTTAAAGGGATTGAATTGATGATTCTGCTTGTGGTCTACCATATATTTGGCCATGAATACAGAGGAGTGCTTGCCTATATTTTAATTACCGTAACAATGTGGTTCATGGTAGGGACATGGCTTTTTGCTCCCTTCCTTTTCAATCCATCAGGTTTTGAGTGGCAGAAGATAGTTGATGACTACACAGATTGGCAAAAATGGATAAGCAACCGTGGAGGCATTGGTGTATCTCCTGAAAAAAGTTGGGAATCCTGGTGGGAAAAGGAACATGAGCATCTCCGGCACTCCGGAAAGCGTGGTATCGCTACTGAGATAATATTATCCCTCCGCTTTTTCATTTATCAATATGGCCTTGTTTATCACCTTTCAATCACTGATAAGACTCAAAGTGTTTTG GTTTATGGTCTTTCTTGGATGATAATCTTTGTAATATTGGGTTTAATGAAG GGTGTATCTGTTGGCAGGCGCCGCCTCAGTGCAGACTACCAACTTCTATTTCGATTGATCGTGGGTTCTATTTTCTTAACATTCCTTGCCATCTTCATAATCCTAATAGCAGTTGCCAAGATGACAATTAAGGACATAATAGTCTGCATTCTTGCAGTCATGCCAACGGGCTGGGGAATTCTGCTG ATTGCACAAGCTTGCAAGCCTCTCATTAAAAAAACTTGGTTTTGGGGGTCTGTTCGAGCACTTGCACGCGGATATGAAGTAATAATGGGCTTGCTTCTCTTCACACCAGTTGCTTTCTTGGCATGGTTCCCATTTGTTTCAGAGTTTCAAACTAGAATGCTTTTCAACCAAGCTTTTAGCAGAGGTTTGCAGATTTCTCGTATTCTTGGTGGACAAAGTAATGAACGCTCCTCTAACCACAAAGAGTGA